In Scytonema millei VB511283, a single window of DNA contains:
- a CDS encoding DUF4079 domain-containing protein, with amino-acid sequence MDLPSFLWLWKIAAWSMGLSLLAYLLLTVTGWQMFQARTNFHPRPSWLHLLHYSIGGSMVLLVLLLLAIGIVGTLGHFGSLGHSQHLTAGLIVVALTLISAVSATLISPKRQWARSLHVGTNAVLFLGFLWVSLTGWVVVQKYLP; translated from the coding sequence TTGGATTTACCTTCTTTTTTGTGGTTGTGGAAAATAGCAGCCTGGTCGATGGGGTTGTCGCTACTAGCTTATCTGCTGTTGACCGTGACAGGTTGGCAGATGTTCCAGGCAAGAACAAATTTTCATCCCAGACCTAGTTGGCTGCATTTGCTGCACTATAGTATTGGTGGCAGCATGGTTTTGCTAGTGCTGCTGCTATTAGCAATTGGGATTGTCGGTACGCTGGGTCATTTTGGTTCCCTCGGTCATTCCCAACACTTGACGGCAGGGCTAATCGTGGTAGCATTAACCCTAATATCGGCAGTTAGTGCGACTTTAATCAGTCCTAAGCGCCAATGGGCGCGATCGCTCCACGTAGGCACGAATGCAGTTTTATTCCTTGGTTTTCTCTGGGTATCTCTCACGGGTTGGGTGGTGGTACAGAAGTATTTGCCTTAG
- a CDS encoding GNAT family N-acetyltransferase, which translates to MGINRSQEKPRPPEPLSAIHELQDFNSGNATLDDWIKRRALKNEQGGASRTYVVCIGQRVIAYYCLAAGSVVNASAPNRVRRNMPDPIPVAIIGRLAVDREWQQRRIGKALARDAILRTLQAAEIIGIRAILVHAISEQAQHFYEKCGFIASPIASMTLMVTIDDARAALGE; encoded by the coding sequence TTGGGAATAAATCGAAGTCAGGAAAAGCCACGCCCTCCTGAGCCACTTTCTGCAATACACGAACTACAAGATTTCAATTCAGGCAATGCGACACTGGACGATTGGATAAAGCGCCGCGCCTTAAAAAACGAGCAAGGTGGTGCTTCAAGAACTTACGTTGTCTGCATCGGTCAAAGAGTCATTGCCTACTATTGTCTCGCTGCTGGCTCTGTAGTAAACGCAAGTGCGCCGAATCGAGTGCGGCGGAATATGCCCGATCCGATTCCTGTAGCAATTATAGGAAGACTGGCTGTAGATCGCGAGTGGCAGCAAAGAAGAATAGGAAAAGCGTTAGCCCGCGATGCCATTCTTCGCACGTTACAGGCAGCAGAAATTATCGGCATCCGTGCAATTCTCGTCCACGCTATTTCAGAACAAGCTCAACATTTTTATGAAAAGTGCGGTTTTATAGCTTCACCTATTGCATCAATGACTTTAATGGTAACAATTGACGATGCTCGTGCTGCGCTTGGTGAATGA
- the cysS gene encoding cysteine--tRNA ligase, with amino-acid sequence MTLTIYNTLTRRQEPFETVEPGKVKMYYCGVTVYDYCHLGHARACIIWDVVRRYLQFLGYEVTYIQNFTDIDDKILNRARQENSSMEAVAERYIQAYFEDMTRLNVKEADAYPRATHTMNGIQRLIFELEQKGYAYPADGDVYYAVKQFPEYGKLSGRRLEDLQAGASGRVDAEDPEGRKKQEPFDFALWKAAKPGEPAWESPWGAGRPGWHIECSAMVRDRLGDTIDIHAGGADLIFPHHENEIAQSEAVTGKSLSHYWMHNGMVKVNGEKMSKSLGNFITIRELLDRPTDPMAVRLFVLQAHYRKPIDFTDEAIAAATNGWHTLREGLLFGHQYGKQLGWSQETGGQGEQGGQGSNSSHQPLATSNSPDSRLPTPDSLLPEVVQRFKAAVNDDFNFPNGLAVLQPLAKELAREGNLLVHQGKTETSPEELQRQWYTLVTLAEVLGFTAEIEPDTTTNDGLSDTEIEAMLEQRQAARKAKNFAESDRIRDELQARGIAVIDSRDGTRWHRN; translated from the coding sequence ATGACCCTGACAATCTACAACACTCTCACTCGTCGTCAAGAACCATTTGAGACTGTCGAACCAGGCAAAGTCAAAATGTATTACTGTGGCGTAACAGTATACGACTATTGCCATTTGGGTCATGCACGCGCTTGTATTATCTGGGATGTCGTGCGGCGCTACCTGCAATTTCTCGGATACGAAGTCACGTACATTCAGAATTTTACTGATATTGACGATAAAATTCTCAACCGCGCCCGTCAAGAAAATTCCTCAATGGAAGCCGTAGCCGAACGCTATATCCAGGCATATTTTGAGGATATGACGCGGCTAAATGTCAAAGAAGCAGATGCCTATCCCCGCGCTACGCATACAATGAATGGCATCCAACGGCTGATTTTTGAATTAGAACAAAAAGGCTATGCCTATCCCGCCGATGGCGATGTCTACTACGCTGTCAAACAGTTTCCCGAATATGGTAAGTTGTCGGGACGCAGATTAGAAGACTTGCAAGCAGGCGCTAGCGGGCGTGTAGACGCAGAAGACCCAGAAGGAAGAAAAAAGCAAGAACCATTTGATTTTGCTCTGTGGAAAGCCGCTAAACCAGGGGAACCAGCGTGGGAATCACCTTGGGGTGCAGGTCGTCCAGGGTGGCACATTGAATGTTCGGCAATGGTACGCGATCGCCTGGGTGATACGATCGATATCCATGCAGGGGGAGCAGATTTAATTTTCCCCCACCATGAAAATGAAATTGCTCAAAGTGAAGCCGTAACAGGCAAATCCCTCTCTCACTACTGGATGCACAATGGCATGGTGAAGGTAAACGGGGAAAAGATGTCTAAATCCTTGGGCAACTTTATCACGATTCGCGAGTTACTCGATCGCCCCACCGATCCGATGGCAGTTAGGTTATTCGTCCTACAAGCACACTATCGCAAACCAATTGATTTTACCGACGAAGCGATCGCGGCTGCTACCAACGGCTGGCACACCCTCAGAGAAGGATTGCTGTTTGGACATCAATATGGCAAGCAACTGGGATGGAGTCAGGAAACGGGGGGACAAGGGGAACAAGGAGGACAAGGAAGCAATTCTAGCCACCAGCCACTAGCCACTAGCAACTCTCCCGACTCCCGACTCCCGACTCCCGACTCCCTGCTCCCTGAAGTCGTACAAAGATTTAAAGCAGCAGTCAATGATGACTTTAATTTTCCGAATGGATTAGCTGTGTTGCAACCTTTAGCAAAAGAATTGGCGCGGGAAGGTAATCTATTGGTACACCAAGGCAAGACAGAAACCTCACCAGAGGAATTACAACGTCAGTGGTACACCTTGGTAACTTTAGCCGAGGTTTTAGGATTTACTGCCGAAATAGAGCCTGACACTACAACTAACGATGGTTTAAGCGATACAGAAATTGAAGCTATGCTGGAACAAAGGCAAGCTGCTAGAAAAGCAAAGAATTTTGCCGAATCAGACCGCATTCGCGACGAACTCCAGGCTCGCGGAATCGCTGTAATTGATAGCCGTGATGGTACGCGATGGCATCGCAATTAA
- the cutA gene encoding divalent-cation tolerance protein CutA, translated as MNNTNYGVVLVTAGSPQEAEAIATSLVASKLAACVNILPIQSVYTWQGEINQEQEWQLLIKTDLAQFSNLEAKIRELHSYEVPEIIAIPILAGSQSYLDWISASVK; from the coding sequence ATGAATAATACCAATTACGGTGTAGTTTTGGTCACAGCCGGATCGCCACAAGAAGCAGAGGCGATCGCCACTTCTTTAGTAGCATCTAAGTTAGCTGCTTGCGTAAATATTCTCCCCATCCAGTCGGTTTACACTTGGCAGGGAGAAATTAATCAAGAACAAGAATGGCAATTATTAATCAAAACAGATTTAGCTCAATTTTCCAATTTAGAAGCTAAAATCCGCGAATTACACTCTTACGAAGTACCTGAAATTATTGCCATTCCGATATTAGCAGGTTCTCAATCTTATCTAGATTGGATTTCTGCTTCTGTTAAATAA
- a CDS encoding helix-turn-helix domain-containing protein: MTVKKLTEADRTEILDLYRNTGETTSTLADRYGVSNSTISRFLKVTLPEDEYETLIAAKRAARTPGGAEREEVTAIASPVVEVPSPTLEAPILKTISEPEPVVEAPTPKPVKKRRSTAKTGAEIEPLAEQLELLSNPSLPVEEEVREEVSAEASQIAAIMVGEELLDEDEDEDDEDDDLEDLEDLEDLDEDDDFEEETTPVIRRRLPVESFVRVLPLSEAMLPRTCYIVIDRMAELITRPLRDFGDLGQIPVQEVQQKTLPIFDNHRVARRFSSKRDRVIKVPDSRMLQKTRSQLQSKGITRLLFDGRVYSLSSN, translated from the coding sequence ATGACGGTCAAAAAATTAACGGAAGCTGACAGAACAGAAATTTTAGATTTGTATCGCAATACAGGAGAGACAACATCAACGCTAGCAGATCGCTATGGGGTGAGCAACTCTACGATTAGTCGCTTCTTGAAAGTGACTTTGCCAGAAGATGAGTATGAAACGCTTATTGCAGCCAAACGGGCGGCTCGGACTCCTGGGGGAGCAGAGAGAGAAGAGGTAACAGCGATCGCTTCCCCTGTGGTAGAAGTACCCTCACCCACCCTAGAAGCACCCATACTAAAAACAATATCTGAACCCGAACCAGTTGTTGAAGCCCCTACCCCCAAACCTGTGAAAAAACGGCGTTCGACAGCGAAGACTGGAGCAGAAATCGAGCCGCTAGCGGAACAATTAGAATTACTTAGTAACCCTTCCCTACCTGTAGAAGAAGAAGTGCGCGAGGAGGTAAGCGCAGAGGCTAGCCAGATTGCAGCAATTATGGTAGGAGAAGAATTGCTCGATGAAGATGAAGACGAAGATGATGAGGATGACGATCTAGAAGACTTAGAAGATTTAGAAGATCTAGACGAAGACGACGATTTCGAGGAAGAGACAACACCAGTTATTAGAAGGCGATTGCCCGTCGAAAGCTTCGTCAGGGTGTTACCGTTGTCAGAAGCAATGCTGCCGAGAACATGTTATATCGTGATCGATCGCATGGCAGAATTAATTACGCGACCGTTGAGGGATTTTGGCGATTTGGGACAAATTCCCGTGCAAGAAGTCCAACAAAAAACTCTACCGATATTTGATAACCATCGGGTAGCGCGGCGATTTTCTAGCAAACGCGATCGCGTGATTAAAGTTCCCGATAGTCGGATGTTGCAAAAAACTCGTTCTCAACTTCAGTCTAAAGGTATCACACGTTTGCTATTTGATGGACGAGTCTATTCTTTGTCGTCTAATTAG
- a CDS encoding outer membrane beta-barrel protein, with protein MKRFFKRVLTVSALSALAIVPTFLPVGKASAQTFTTNGTDANYLGGGISVGVTDGDSPIYDDDSKVGGNVQGRFAIPNAPISARGAILFGGDSTALMPLVTYDVPVAPNTNLYLGGGYSFNTEEGNSSPLGNKDAIVLTAGAESEVGSNVVVYGDAKWGIDSYRDSDSDAVSIQAGAAYRFN; from the coding sequence ATGAAACGCTTTTTCAAGAGAGTTCTGACTGTTTCTGCTTTATCTGCATTGGCTATCGTTCCTACATTTCTTCCTGTAGGAAAAGCCTCAGCTCAAACTTTTACCACAAATGGTACGGATGCGAACTATCTCGGTGGTGGTATTTCCGTAGGCGTTACCGATGGTGATAGTCCCATATACGATGACGATTCTAAAGTTGGTGGCAACGTTCAAGGACGATTTGCAATTCCAAACGCGCCTATTTCTGCTAGAGGTGCAATCTTATTCGGTGGCGATTCAACTGCATTGATGCCGCTAGTCACATATGATGTTCCAGTTGCTCCCAACACCAACCTCTATCTCGGTGGCGGTTACTCCTTCAATACCGAAGAAGGCAATTCTTCGCCTCTAGGCAACAAAGATGCCATCGTGCTAACTGCTGGTGCTGAATCTGAAGTTGGTAGCAACGTGGTTGTTTACGGTGATGCCAAGTGGGGTATTGATTCCTACAGAGACAGCGATTCTGATGCTGTCAGCATTCAAGCTGGTGCGGCTTACCGCTTTAACTAA
- a CDS encoding type II toxin-antitoxin system TacA family antitoxin, producing the protein MPRETRDVTINIRAKQSQRDLIDLVAEIQGKSRSDFMLEAAYREAEAVLLDRKLFAVDEETFNQFLARLDAPPEQNEKLRALLETKAPWE; encoded by the coding sequence ATGCCTCGCGAGACCCGTGACGTAACTATCAACATTCGGGCAAAACAGAGTCAGCGAGATCTGATCGATCTAGTTGCAGAAATACAAGGCAAAAGCCGATCCGACTTTATGCTAGAAGCCGCCTACCGAGAGGCTGAAGCTGTGTTACTTGACCGAAAACTTTTTGCTGTAGACGAAGAAACATTTAACCAATTTCTCGCTCGACTTGACGCACCTCCAGAGCAAAACGAGAAGTTACGCGCTTTACTTGAGACAAAAGCACCTTGGGAATAA
- the sir gene encoding sulfite reductase, ferredoxin dependent, translating into MVKSSTPPTPVTRKPSKVEGIKERSNFLREPVATEILQDTTHFSEEAIQILKFHGSYQQDNRDNRIKGQEKDYQFMVRTKNPGGFVPVQLYLTLDKLAEEYGNQTLRVTTRQGFQMHGILKRNLKSAIAAIIKSMGSTLGACGDINRNVMAPPAPFKNQPDYQHAWQYAEYVAQLLSPQTGAYYEIWLDGEKAISAEENPEVVAARQKNSTGTIFHDSEEPLYGTHYMPRKFKCSVTVPGDNSVDLFSQDLTLVVISNDQQEVEGFNIYAGGGLGRTHGKEETFARLADSIGYVAKADVYDAVKAIVATQRDYGDRTDRRHARLKYLIDDWGVDKFRSMVEKYLGKPLEASKPLPEWKYEDFLGWHEQGDGKLFLGISVENGRIKDEGSFRLRTALREIVQQYNLSMRLTPHQNLILCDIAPEQKQAIADLLATHGVEPDPNAISQLVRYSMACPALPTCGLATTESERIVPSVLQRIEMLLNRLGLGQEHFVVRMTGCPNGCARPYMAELGFVGNGPNTYQLWLGADANQTRLAQVYIEKLPLDNLEAELEPLLVYFKQSRQPNESFGDFCDRIGFDSLREFTSKYEFQGTLEPEIALQDDGNGEQEAAANAATAAKARRRITLREPVYAKLKATAESQGKPMTQLVNEAIEAFLQGQ; encoded by the coding sequence ATGGTTAAATCTTCTACTCCTCCCACTCCCGTAACTCGCAAGCCTTCCAAAGTTGAAGGGATTAAGGAACGCAGCAATTTTTTGCGGGAACCAGTCGCGACCGAAATTTTACAAGATACAACTCATTTTAGCGAAGAAGCGATCCAAATTCTTAAGTTTCACGGTTCTTATCAGCAAGATAACCGCGACAACCGGATTAAAGGTCAGGAGAAAGACTACCAATTTATGGTACGAACAAAAAACCCAGGTGGGTTCGTACCAGTTCAATTGTATTTGACTCTGGACAAGCTGGCTGAAGAATACGGCAATCAAACTTTGCGCGTCACCACGCGGCAAGGCTTTCAGATGCATGGTATTTTGAAGCGAAATCTGAAAAGCGCGATCGCAGCCATAATTAAAAGTATGGGTTCGACGCTGGGAGCCTGTGGTGACATTAATCGTAACGTCATGGCTCCTCCGGCTCCGTTTAAAAATCAGCCAGACTACCAACATGCCTGGCAATATGCCGAGTATGTTGCTCAGTTGCTCTCGCCACAAACTGGGGCATATTACGAAATTTGGCTAGATGGAGAAAAAGCCATTAGCGCGGAAGAAAATCCTGAAGTCGTAGCCGCACGGCAAAAGAATAGTACAGGGACGATTTTCCACGATAGCGAGGAACCACTCTACGGCACGCACTATATGCCTCGTAAGTTTAAGTGCAGCGTCACCGTACCTGGTGATAACTCCGTAGATTTGTTTTCTCAAGATTTAACTTTGGTAGTTATTTCCAACGACCAGCAAGAAGTAGAAGGATTTAACATCTACGCTGGTGGTGGTTTAGGACGGACGCATGGTAAAGAAGAAACTTTTGCCCGACTAGCCGACTCGATTGGTTATGTAGCCAAAGCTGATGTATACGATGCAGTTAAAGCAATTGTAGCCACTCAACGCGATTATGGCGATCGCACCGACCGTCGCCATGCCCGCTTAAAATATCTGATCGATGACTGGGGTGTAGATAAATTCCGGTCGATGGTGGAAAAGTATTTGGGTAAGCCTTTAGAAGCTTCTAAGCCTCTACCAGAGTGGAAATACGAAGATTTCCTCGGCTGGCACGAACAGGGTGATGGGAAATTGTTTTTGGGAATTTCGGTCGAAAATGGTCGAATCAAGGATGAAGGGTCGTTTCGCTTGAGAACTGCTTTACGGGAAATCGTGCAGCAGTACAACTTATCGATGCGACTGACACCGCACCAAAACCTGATTTTATGCGATATTGCCCCAGAACAAAAACAGGCGATCGCAGATCTGCTTGCAACTCACGGTGTAGAACCTGACCCCAATGCCATCAGCCAGTTGGTTAGATACTCTATGGCTTGTCCGGCTTTGCCTACATGCGGCTTAGCAACAACTGAGTCAGAACGGATCGTGCCAAGCGTCCTCCAGCGAATTGAAATGTTGTTAAATCGCTTGGGCTTGGGACAGGAACATTTCGTCGTGCGGATGACGGGGTGTCCTAACGGTTGTGCTAGACCCTACATGGCAGAACTAGGGTTTGTTGGCAATGGTCCCAACACGTATCAACTATGGTTGGGTGCAGATGCTAACCAAACTAGGCTAGCGCAAGTGTATATAGAGAAGTTGCCTCTCGATAACCTAGAGGCAGAATTAGAACCATTGCTGGTTTACTTCAAACAATCGCGTCAACCTAATGAAAGCTTTGGCGATTTTTGCGATCGCATTGGCTTTGACTCTTTACGAGAGTTTACCTCCAAATATGAGTTTCAAGGCACACTGGAACCAGAAATCGCCCTGCAAGATGATGGCAATGGCGAACAGGAAGCGGCTGCTAATGCAGCAACTGCGGCAAAAGCCCGTCGTCGCATCACTTTACGCGAACCAGTCTACGCAAAGCTGAAAGCTACGGCTGAGAGTCAAGGTAAACCGATGACTCAACTTGTGAATGAGGCAATTGAAGCTTTCTTACAAGGACAGTAA
- a CDS encoding Uma2 family endonuclease, with the protein MNTIALDLHSVIDLTDEQFFMLCQHNRDLKFERTAKGKIVIMPPTAWGTGNRNIKLSTRLEIWAECDNTGIAFDSSTGFILPNRAIRSPDAAWVRQERIEAINPDPDKFLPIAPDFVVELMSASDMLEDVQAKMREYIENGVRLGWLLEPKQQYVEIYRQEREVEVLSSPTTLSGEDILPGFVLDLQGIL; encoded by the coding sequence ATGAATACCATCGCCCTAGACTTACATTCAGTCATCGACTTGACCGACGAGCAATTTTTCATGCTTTGTCAACACAACCGAGATCTCAAGTTTGAGCGCACTGCGAAAGGAAAAATAGTAATTATGCCACCTACAGCATGGGGAACTGGAAACCGTAATATTAAACTATCGACAAGACTGGAAATCTGGGCAGAATGCGACAATACAGGCATTGCCTTTGACTCCTCTACAGGTTTTATCCTACCTAATCGGGCTATCCGTTCCCCCGATGCTGCATGGGTGAGACAAGAAAGAATTGAGGCAATAAACCCAGATCCAGACAAGTTTTTACCCATAGCTCCCGATTTTGTGGTGGAATTGATGTCGGCTAGCGATATGCTCGAAGACGTACAAGCCAAGATGCGAGAGTATATAGAAAATGGGGTGCGCTTAGGTTGGCTGCTCGAGCCCAAACAGCAGTATGTTGAGATTTATCGCCAAGAACGTGAAGTAGAAGTGTTGTCATCTCCCACGACCTTATCAGGAGAAGATATACTGCCTGGGTTCGTTTTGGATTTACAAGGTATTTTGTAA
- a CDS encoding AI-2E family transporter, which produces MASQLNRPLLSVSNLLLLVATIFLAILLWQLRGLLVTLMIAVVLAAAIAPIVTIAEKWRFPRWLAVISVYLTLVAGLTGVGLLVGPTLIAQIETLVRILPLYIDNLFELVEQFALKLGITESEIEQFFDLQALTGWIIRSGQQLLVSSYDITTGILGGIFNLILAFLLSGYMVAGRENLISGLVNLFPQPWNDRLAEQVEPIARRMGGYIQGRVLVSAILSVAITIGLGILGLSEFALALGAIAGFTNLIPFLGPILGVIPALVVAISQGGWTFLWVLLLFIIVQNLETYVLDPLLVGSSVQVHPLYQLLAVLGGTQVLGILGAVIVPPWIAGASVLLENLYLRPKLLAEGKAISKP; this is translated from the coding sequence ATGGCATCGCAATTAAATCGTCCTTTGTTGTCTGTATCTAACTTGCTACTCCTCGTTGCCACTATCTTTTTGGCAATTTTGTTGTGGCAACTCCGGGGCTTATTAGTAACTTTGATGATTGCTGTTGTCTTAGCAGCCGCGATCGCGCCTATTGTCACCATAGCAGAAAAATGGCGGTTTCCCCGCTGGCTGGCAGTCATTAGCGTATATCTCACTTTAGTGGCTGGCTTAACTGGAGTCGGTTTACTCGTCGGTCCTACCCTGATCGCTCAGATCGAAACTTTGGTGAGAATACTGCCGCTTTATATCGACAATCTTTTTGAATTGGTAGAACAATTCGCGCTCAAATTGGGAATTACTGAATCGGAGATCGAGCAGTTTTTTGACCTGCAAGCATTAACTGGGTGGATAATTCGCTCCGGTCAACAATTATTAGTCAGTTCCTACGACATCACTACCGGAATTTTAGGCGGAATATTTAACTTAATTCTGGCGTTTTTGCTTTCAGGCTATATGGTTGCTGGGAGGGAAAATTTAATTTCAGGTTTAGTCAATTTATTTCCCCAACCGTGGAACGATCGCCTCGCCGAGCAAGTCGAACCAATCGCCCGCCGTATGGGAGGATACATTCAAGGTCGAGTCTTGGTTTCAGCAATTTTATCCGTTGCCATTACAATCGGTTTGGGAATTTTAGGTTTATCAGAATTTGCCCTAGCTTTAGGAGCGATCGCTGGCTTTACTAATTTAATTCCTTTTCTCGGACCCATCTTAGGTGTAATTCCGGCTTTAGTCGTTGCCATTTCCCAAGGTGGCTGGACGTTTTTGTGGGTATTATTGTTATTTATCATCGTCCAGAACCTAGAAACCTACGTTCTCGATCCCCTACTTGTTGGCTCCTCCGTCCAAGTCCATCCACTCTATCAACTACTAGCTGTTTTGGGAGGAACCCAAGTTCTCGGGATTCTAGGAGCTGTCATCGTACCACCCTGGATTGCTGGAGCATCAGTACTATTAGAAAACCTATATTTACGACCGAAATTATTAGCTGAAGGCAAAGCAATAAGTAAGCCGTAA
- the coaD gene encoding pantetheine-phosphate adenylyltransferase, whose amino-acid sequence MLAIYPGSFDPITLGHLDIIERGCQLFDRLVVAVLRNPNKTPMFTVQERLEQIRLTTRHLPNLEVDSFDGLTVNYAQMRQAKALIRGLRAISDFEAELQMAHINKTLSSEIETVFLATSNEYSFLSSSVVKEIAKFGGPIDHLVPPHIARDVYRCQAKTHPI is encoded by the coding sequence GTGCTAGCCATTTATCCTGGTAGCTTCGATCCAATTACCTTGGGACATCTCGACATTATCGAACGCGGCTGTCAGCTATTCGATCGCTTAGTCGTTGCCGTGTTGCGCAATCCGAATAAAACACCTATGTTCACCGTGCAGGAACGGCTAGAACAAATTCGCCTTACCACTCGTCATTTACCTAATCTGGAAGTTGATAGCTTTGACGGACTAACCGTCAATTACGCTCAAATGCGACAAGCTAAAGCTCTCATCCGTGGTTTACGGGCAATTTCAGACTTTGAGGCTGAATTACAGATGGCTCACATCAATAAAACGCTATCATCTGAAATTGAAACTGTTTTTTTGGCGACATCAAATGAGTACAGTTTTTTAAGTAGTAGTGTGGTGAAAGAGATCGCTAAATTTGGCGGTCCCATCGACCATCTAGTCCCACCGCACATTGCTCGGGATGTTTACCGATGCCAAGCCAAAACTCACCCAATCTAG
- a CDS encoding base excision DNA repair protein → MTSAIAQSQENFTSLLAANKIKWFRRQLTSWATLNLREFPWRSTTNPYAIFIAEFLLQKTGANTVAPIYEAFLIQYPTLKDLATASVAEIAILLKPLGLHFRADRLYQSVRVIIEQYDGEIPAAEAQLLSLPGIGLYTARSICANAFAQPLAILDTNVARILERFFGLQGNRVKSRCKLLWSAAEYVAPKTNVSRWNLTLLDFGAGVCTARNPSCGICPLRSQCNYAKIKHSA, encoded by the coding sequence GTGACAAGCGCGATCGCTCAATCTCAGGAAAATTTTACATCGCTTCTGGCTGCAAACAAAATTAAGTGGTTTCGTCGTCAGTTAACTAGTTGGGCTACTCTCAATCTGCGAGAATTTCCTTGGCGCAGTACGACAAATCCTTATGCTATTTTCATCGCTGAGTTTTTGCTGCAAAAAACTGGTGCTAATACAGTTGCTCCAATTTATGAAGCTTTTTTGATTCAATATCCTACTCTCAAAGATTTGGCGACGGCATCAGTAGCAGAAATTGCGATTTTATTAAAGCCTTTAGGGTTGCATTTTCGTGCCGATCGCCTCTACCAATCTGTACGAGTTATTATCGAACAGTACGATGGTGAAATTCCAGCAGCAGAGGCTCAGTTGCTTTCTTTGCCTGGAATTGGTTTGTATACGGCGCGTTCTATTTGTGCTAATGCTTTTGCACAGCCGCTAGCGATATTGGATACCAACGTAGCGCGGATTCTGGAGCGTTTCTTTGGTTTGCAGGGGAATCGTGTCAAATCTCGTTGTAAGTTGCTGTGGAGTGCGGCTGAATATGTCGCTCCTAAAACAAATGTGAGTCGGTGGAATTTAACGCTATTAGATTTTGGTGCGGGAGTTTGTACGGCAAGAAATCCCAGTTGTGGAATTTGTCCGTTGCGATCGCAATGCAATTACGCCAAAATTAAACATTCAGCATAA